A section of the Cryobacterium soli genome encodes:
- a CDS encoding M20/M25/M40 family metallo-hydrolase, with product MTDPDVLTRQTVDLLRDLIRNACVNDGTPDSGGEIRSVRTLEGFFAGSGLELEVVEPHPGRASLIARIRGTDPAAPSLALVGHIDVVPVDRDGWSRDPFAAELVDGEIWGRGALDMLYLTASYAVVIRDIAMGPFRPRGDLIFAAVADEESGSRYGVGWMTEHRLDPIDASFVLTESGGAPVGVRPSITTTVGEKGIAGRRLVVRGTPGHGSAPWGARNAAVIAAEAVGRLARFEAPVQITADWRHYVSVLGLPAELAERLTDPAHIDDAVHELGSLAGFAHASSHTTISPNIVRAGEKENVIPSLATVDLDIRVLPGVDAAQVDGYLRHALGELMVDIEIVGERFEAATRSPVDTPLFTALSAAVARAYPNADLLPVLSVGGSDARFYRRRGIPAYGFGLLSRRWDYGTFRMLFHGNDERIDVDSIALTVAALDFTVREVLA from the coding sequence GACCTGCTGCGCGACCTCATCCGCAATGCCTGCGTGAACGACGGCACCCCCGATTCCGGCGGCGAGATCCGCAGCGTGCGCACGCTCGAGGGCTTCTTCGCCGGCTCCGGCCTCGAACTCGAGGTGGTGGAGCCGCACCCCGGGCGGGCGTCGTTGATCGCGCGCATCCGCGGCACCGACCCGGCCGCCCCGTCGCTCGCGCTCGTGGGCCACATCGACGTCGTGCCCGTGGACCGGGACGGCTGGAGCCGGGACCCGTTCGCCGCCGAACTCGTCGACGGTGAGATCTGGGGACGCGGCGCCCTCGACATGCTCTACCTCACCGCCAGCTACGCCGTCGTGATCCGCGACATCGCCATGGGGCCGTTCCGGCCGCGGGGCGACCTGATCTTCGCGGCCGTCGCCGATGAGGAGAGCGGCAGCCGCTACGGGGTGGGCTGGATGACCGAGCACCGGCTCGACCCCATCGACGCGTCGTTCGTGCTCACCGAATCCGGCGGGGCGCCCGTGGGCGTGCGCCCGTCGATCACCACCACGGTGGGGGAGAAGGGCATCGCCGGCCGGCGGCTGGTGGTGCGCGGCACGCCCGGTCACGGCTCCGCCCCGTGGGGCGCCCGCAACGCGGCCGTGATCGCGGCCGAGGCCGTGGGCCGGCTGGCGCGGTTCGAGGCCCCCGTGCAGATCACCGCGGACTGGCGGCACTACGTCTCGGTTCTCGGCCTGCCCGCCGAACTGGCCGAACGGCTCACCGACCCGGCCCACATCGACGACGCCGTGCACGAGCTGGGCAGCCTGGCCGGCTTCGCGCACGCCTCCAGCCACACCACCATCTCGCCCAACATCGTGCGCGCCGGCGAGAAGGAAAACGTCATCCCGTCGCTGGCCACGGTGGACCTGGACATCCGGGTGCTGCCCGGTGTCGACGCCGCCCAGGTGGACGGCTACCTGCGCCATGCCCTCGGCGAACTGATGGTGGACATCGAGATCGTCGGCGAGAGGTTCGAGGCGGCCACCCGGTCGCCCGTCGACACCCCGCTGTTCACCGCGCTGAGCGCAGCCGTGGCCCGGGCCTACCCGAACGCCGACCTACTGCCGGTGCTCAGCGTTGGAGGCTCCGACGCCCGCTTCTACCGCCGCCGGGGCATCCCCGCCTACGGGTTCGGCCTGCTCAGCCGGCGCTGGGACTACGGCACCTTCCGGATGCTCTTCCACGGCAACGACGAACGCATCGACGTGGACTCGATCGCGCTCACCGTGGCCGCCCTCGACTTCACCGTGCGTGAGGTGCTGGCATGA
- a CDS encoding gamma-glutamyl-gamma-aminobutyrate hydrolase family protein, translated as MTTQTLATMTALPTAREDRPTLAVVEVTRSRPDRPEYHAKVQTLNATVVDAGTDGGWTVVRLAAADLDPADLLDLTDSADAVVIVGGEDIDPRFYGADSGYEGETVHFTDADAGQIALVQRAAERGTPLLGICRGLQIINVALGGDLVQHIDDGIHRNVGVPIDEILSTHAVVLRSTSTLAEALGDTRISVQSAHHQSVGRLGAGLTPVATAPDGLVEAVEHRTAPITGVQWHPEAPDAPAAQLPLLLASLQNALTRSEAARAA; from the coding sequence ATGACCACCCAGACGCTCGCCACGATGACCGCCCTGCCGACGGCCCGCGAAGACCGGCCCACTCTCGCCGTCGTCGAAGTCACCCGCAGCCGGCCGGACCGCCCCGAGTACCACGCCAAGGTGCAGACCCTCAACGCCACCGTCGTGGACGCCGGCACTGACGGCGGCTGGACCGTCGTGCGATTGGCCGCCGCGGACCTCGACCCCGCCGACCTGCTCGACCTCACCGACTCGGCCGACGCCGTCGTGATCGTAGGCGGCGAGGACATCGACCCGCGCTTCTACGGCGCCGACTCCGGCTATGAGGGCGAGACGGTGCACTTCACCGACGCCGATGCGGGCCAGATCGCGCTCGTGCAGCGCGCCGCCGAACGCGGCACCCCGCTGCTGGGCATCTGCCGCGGACTGCAGATCATCAATGTGGCCCTCGGCGGCGACCTCGTGCAGCACATCGACGACGGCATCCACCGTAACGTCGGCGTGCCCATCGACGAGATCCTCTCTACCCACGCCGTCGTGCTGCGCTCCACGAGCACCCTCGCCGAGGCCCTCGGCGACACCCGCATCTCGGTGCAGAGCGCCCACCACCAGAGCGTCGGCCGGCTCGGCGCGGGCCTCACGCCCGTGGCCACCGCCCCCGACGGCCTGGTCGAGGCCGTTGAGCACCGCACCGCACCGATCACGGGTGTGCAGTGGCACCCCGAGGCTCCGGATGCGCCGGCCGCCCAGCTGCCCCTGCTGCTGGCATCCCTGCAGAACGCGCTCACCCGCTCCGAGGCCGCCCGCGCCGCCTAA
- a CDS encoding GNAT family N-acetyltransferase, producing the protein MTAATGLVQLHVVDWTDPRAVALRRAMDDEVGPRYADRFENPSAETAAELAQAFAIDPDTMVLTLVATVGGVPAAHAALRMLGTEYELKRLVTLPEYRGRGLSKALIRAIEDAAAERGARRLVLQTGDRQPEAVRLYEHLGYTPIPIYPPYSAIWFSLCYERMLPA; encoded by the coding sequence ATGACCGCGGCGACCGGACTCGTACAGCTCCACGTCGTGGACTGGACCGACCCGAGGGCCGTCGCCTTGCGCCGGGCCATGGACGACGAAGTGGGTCCCCGCTACGCCGACCGCTTCGAGAACCCGTCGGCCGAGACCGCCGCCGAGTTGGCGCAGGCGTTCGCGATCGACCCTGACACCATGGTGCTCACCCTCGTCGCCACCGTCGGCGGCGTGCCCGCCGCGCACGCCGCCCTGCGCATGCTCGGCACGGAATATGAGCTGAAGCGCTTGGTCACCCTGCCGGAGTACCGGGGCAGGGGCCTGAGCAAAGCACTCATCCGCGCCATCGAGGACGCGGCGGCCGAGCGAGGCGCCCGCCGGCTGGTCCTGCAGACCGGCGACCGCCAGCCCGAGGCCGTGCGCCTCTACGAACACCTCGGCTACACCCCGATCCCGATCTATCCTCCCTACAGTGCGATCTGGTTCTCGCTCTGCTACGAAAGGATGCTGCCCGCATGA
- a CDS encoding TetR/AcrR family transcriptional regulator, which produces MAQHRDSARESILTAFQELLIDTSGSGASLDAVAQAAGVTKGGLLYHFGSRDGLETALIERLETLAAAEYDRMRAAPNGAAAYYVTLTEYVDSPLDRATLAGGTLARRNPRARGVVLEMRRRYFAILNDDLRDPELARATMLLADGLYYDATTLAEPFEHELDVPAFLARMRPARG; this is translated from the coding sequence ATGGCCCAACATCGCGACAGCGCGCGGGAGAGCATCCTCACCGCGTTCCAGGAACTGCTCATCGACACGAGCGGGTCCGGTGCCTCGCTCGACGCCGTCGCGCAGGCTGCTGGCGTGACCAAGGGTGGCCTGCTCTATCACTTCGGCTCGCGGGACGGCCTGGAAACCGCCCTGATCGAGCGGTTGGAGACGCTCGCCGCGGCCGAATACGACCGCATGCGCGCGGCACCGAACGGCGCGGCCGCCTACTACGTGACCCTCACCGAGTACGTCGACAGTCCTCTGGACCGGGCCACGCTGGCCGGCGGCACACTGGCCCGCCGCAACCCCCGTGCCCGGGGCGTGGTCCTTGAGATGCGCCGCCGCTACTTCGCCATCCTGAACGACGACCTGCGCGACCCCGAACTGGCCCGTGCCACGATGCTGCTGGCCGACGGGCTGTACTACGACGCCACCACTCTTGCCGAACCGTTCGAGCACGAACTCGACGTGCCCGCCTTCCTCGCCCGGATGCGCCCCGCGCGAGGTTAG
- a CDS encoding FAD-dependent oxidoreductase: MTTHVDTLVIGGGAMGSAAAWELARRGRDVTLLERFAPGHKNGASHGASRNFNLSYSDPTYVAMLVEALRLWRELEDETDTRLLEQVGLVNHGQGQPFAEVHAALSAVGFDPELLGVEAAAERWPGIRFDTEVLYTPEAGRVNADASVTALQQAAIARGARVQHGMAATRLTVQGDDSVLVDTDTEQFRARRVIVTLGAWTGSLLEGVLPLPRLVVTQEQPAHFAVLDTSFTWPGFNHGYRPGTPGYEYWRSPVYGMHTPGEGIKAGWHGVGPVVDPDLRDFTSEPEQLLALRRYAREWLPGADPDAFTEISCTYTTTPDSNFVLDRRGPVIVGAGFSGHGFKFTPTVGRILADLTVDVPAPPLFALAR, translated from the coding sequence ATGACTACGCACGTCGATACTCTCGTCATCGGCGGCGGAGCCATGGGCTCGGCCGCCGCCTGGGAGCTCGCTCGCCGGGGCCGCGACGTGACCCTGCTCGAGCGCTTCGCTCCCGGTCACAAGAACGGCGCGTCGCACGGCGCCTCGCGCAACTTCAACCTCAGCTACTCTGACCCCACCTATGTGGCCATGCTCGTGGAGGCGCTGCGGCTCTGGCGCGAGCTGGAGGACGAGACCGACACCCGGCTGCTCGAGCAGGTGGGCCTGGTCAACCACGGGCAGGGCCAGCCGTTCGCCGAGGTGCACGCAGCGCTGTCCGCCGTGGGCTTCGACCCGGAGCTACTCGGTGTCGAGGCGGCGGCGGAGCGGTGGCCGGGCATCCGTTTCGATACCGAGGTGCTCTACACGCCCGAAGCCGGCCGGGTGAACGCGGATGCGTCGGTGACGGCTCTGCAACAGGCCGCGATAGCGCGCGGCGCCCGGGTGCAGCACGGCATGGCGGCCACCCGCCTCACGGTGCAGGGCGACGACAGCGTGCTGGTCGACACCGACACCGAGCAGTTCCGGGCCCGACGGGTGATCGTCACGCTCGGCGCCTGGACCGGCTCGCTCCTGGAAGGCGTGCTGCCGCTGCCGCGCCTCGTGGTGACGCAGGAACAGCCGGCGCATTTCGCCGTGCTCGACACGAGCTTCACCTGGCCGGGCTTCAACCACGGCTACCGGCCTGGCACGCCCGGGTACGAGTACTGGCGCTCACCGGTCTACGGCATGCACACCCCTGGCGAGGGGATCAAGGCCGGCTGGCACGGTGTGGGGCCGGTCGTGGACCCCGACCTTCGCGACTTCACCTCGGAGCCCGAGCAGCTGCTGGCCCTCCGCCGCTACGCCCGCGAGTGGCTGCCCGGCGCGGACCCGGATGCCTTCACCGAGATCAGCTGCACCTACACGACCACCCCGGACTCCAACTTCGTGCTCGACCGCCGCGGCCCGGTCATCGTGGGCGCCGGCTTCTCCGGCCACGGCTTCAAGTTCACCCCCACCGTCGGCCGGATCCTCGCCGACCTCACGGTCGACGTGCCCGCCCCGCCCCTGTTCGCGCTGGCCCGCTGA
- a CDS encoding TPM domain-containing protein → MSASEEMDPMQPGHPRIRPTISGLAARVAALVAIVALALVGTGLGAAAPARADDPVNFGESHIVDTVGALGDREPEVVAALDALFADTQIDLFVAYVASFEGVDDPSTWADYTAVDNGFGDNDVLLAVATNDRQYQLSVATDFVLDEAQLAEVQSTAIEPSLRVNDWAGAAINGATAMQQSVAGEPLSDPVITPGDASPSSGGGFPNWVTVLLVLAVVGGIIAVVIWALRRRGTAPVARPGGAEASTPELKRDASSALIATDDAIKTSGQEVGFAVAQYGADAAAPFQAAVGAATAKLSEAFTLQQRLDDAEPDTEDQVRAWYRQIIALCAEANQLLDEQAADFDELRKLEANAPAAAAGLETELGAIDARLDQAEARVEELSARYTPETIATVADNPDQAAERLTFATNALAEARARLAAGEPSAAAVGIRAAEEAVDQAKLLVDAVDRLAADLQRAESGIPAVLADLDTDVAMARGLPATGVASADVPGVIARTEQTLTEVRSALAAPPVNPVDLLQRLEAANATMDATLQGVRNAQVQAERLQAALAQSLQAARSQVSAAEDFITARRGAVGAEARTRLAEAGRLTAQAESLVASDPAAALAVSQRAGSLAAEATAMARRDVDGFSTDSDDFGDFFGGGVSRRGGSNGSMGAVLGGILIGQILGGGGGGGMFGGGGGFGGMGGGGRRSSGGGFGGGRSPGSFGGGGTRGRRGGGGRF, encoded by the coding sequence GTGAGCGCTTCCGAGGAAATGGACCCCATGCAGCCAGGCCACCCGCGCATCCGACCGACGATCTCCGGGCTTGCCGCCCGCGTGGCAGCGCTCGTCGCGATCGTCGCCCTTGCGCTGGTCGGGACCGGGCTGGGCGCGGCCGCACCGGCCAGGGCGGATGACCCGGTGAACTTCGGCGAGAGCCACATCGTCGACACCGTCGGGGCTCTCGGCGACCGGGAGCCCGAGGTGGTTGCCGCCCTCGACGCACTGTTCGCCGACACCCAGATCGACCTCTTCGTGGCCTACGTGGCGAGTTTCGAGGGCGTGGACGACCCGTCGACGTGGGCCGATTACACAGCGGTGGACAACGGCTTCGGCGACAACGACGTGCTGTTGGCCGTGGCCACAAATGACCGGCAGTACCAGCTGTCGGTCGCCACCGATTTTGTGCTCGACGAAGCCCAGCTCGCCGAGGTGCAGAGCACCGCCATCGAACCGTCGCTGCGGGTGAACGACTGGGCCGGCGCCGCGATCAACGGGGCCACAGCCATGCAGCAGAGCGTGGCCGGCGAGCCGCTCAGCGATCCGGTGATCACCCCCGGGGACGCCAGCCCGTCCAGCGGCGGCGGGTTTCCCAATTGGGTCACGGTGCTGCTCGTGCTCGCCGTCGTGGGCGGTATCATCGCCGTGGTGATCTGGGCGCTGCGGCGCCGCGGCACGGCCCCGGTGGCGAGGCCGGGTGGCGCCGAGGCGTCGACGCCTGAGCTGAAACGCGACGCCTCCAGCGCGCTCATCGCGACCGACGACGCCATCAAGACCAGCGGCCAGGAGGTGGGCTTCGCCGTTGCCCAGTACGGCGCCGATGCCGCCGCGCCCTTCCAGGCGGCGGTGGGCGCCGCCACGGCGAAACTGTCCGAGGCGTTCACCCTGCAGCAGCGGCTCGACGACGCCGAACCCGACACCGAAGACCAGGTGCGGGCCTGGTACCGGCAGATCATCGCGCTGTGCGCCGAGGCCAACCAGCTGCTCGACGAGCAGGCCGCCGACTTCGACGAGCTGCGGAAGCTCGAGGCCAACGCGCCGGCCGCGGCCGCCGGGCTGGAGACCGAGCTCGGGGCCATCGACGCCCGCCTCGACCAGGCCGAGGCCCGGGTGGAGGAGCTGTCCGCCCGCTACACGCCCGAGACCATCGCCACGGTCGCCGACAACCCCGACCAGGCTGCCGAACGGCTCACCTTCGCCACCAATGCGCTGGCTGAAGCCCGCGCGCGACTGGCCGCCGGCGAACCGAGTGCCGCGGCGGTCGGCATCCGCGCCGCGGAGGAGGCCGTCGACCAGGCGAAGCTGCTCGTCGACGCCGTCGACAGGCTCGCCGCCGACCTGCAGCGCGCGGAGTCGGGCATCCCGGCGGTGCTCGCCGACCTCGACACCGACGTCGCGATGGCACGCGGGCTGCCCGCTACCGGGGTGGCGTCGGCCGATGTTCCGGGCGTGATCGCCCGCACCGAGCAGACACTCACCGAGGTGCGCTCCGCGCTCGCGGCCCCGCCGGTGAACCCGGTCGACCTGCTGCAGCGCCTCGAGGCCGCCAATGCCACCATGGATGCCACGCTGCAGGGCGTGCGGAACGCCCAGGTGCAGGCAGAGCGGCTGCAGGCCGCGCTGGCACAGAGCCTGCAGGCGGCCCGCAGCCAGGTATCCGCCGCTGAGGACTTCATCACCGCCCGGCGGGGCGCGGTCGGCGCTGAGGCCCGCACCCGGCTGGCCGAGGCAGGCCGGTTGACCGCCCAGGCCGAGTCCCTCGTGGCGAGCGATCCGGCCGCCGCCCTCGCCGTGTCGCAGCGAGCCGGCTCCCTGGCCGCCGAGGCCACAGCCATGGCCCGGCGCGACGTGGACGGGTTCTCCACAGACAGCGACGACTTCGGGGACTTCTTCGGCGGCGGGGTCAGTCGCCGCGGCGGCAGCAACGGGTCGATGGGCGCCGTCCTCGGCGGCATCCTGATCGGCCAGATCCTGGGCGGCGGCGGGGGCGGCGGGATGTTCGGCGGCGGGGGCGGTTTCGGCGGGATGGGCGGCGGCGGACGGCGCTCGAGCGGCGGAGGCTTCGGGGGCGGCCGCAGCCCGGGCAGCTTCGGCGGTGGGGGCACACGCGGTCGGCGCGGCGGCGGCGGCCGGTTCTGA